The window TAGATCATTTTCTTTATCAAAAAGTCTTACAGTCACAGGAAAATTTTTCAAATCTGAAAAATTTAGATATAATGAAGAATTTTTGAGATTTTTTCCGATAATTACACCTGCAAATTCACTAAAGTGATTTCCACGTTTACTTGGGAAAATCTTTTCAAACAAAAAATCCCCATTTAATTGAATATCTATAGTATCATTAAACCAACAAAATAAATCAATATAATGAATAGCATTACTACCTAGACCCACATTTCCTCCAGTCACAATCAAATTTGTTTTTTTAGAAAAAATCTTTTTGATTGACTTATAGGATTCATAATATCGTCTAGATGTATTAACCCAACATTTTGCCTTGGATTTTTTTATAAGTTTTTGAATAAACTGGTATTCTTTTTTAGATTGACAAACCATTTTTTCTATCAAAAATGTCGAATGACCGTTTTCAAGCAAGTTTTTAAGGAGATTAACTCTTTCATTAGAAGGGGTTGCAACTATTACCAAATCACTTGGTTTTAATTTATCAAGAGATGTTTTCCATTTGAAAACAAAATTAGAACCATTAAAAGTCATTTCTTCTAAACGTTTTTTTGCAATTATTTGAGAATTTTTGTTTGGTTCAACAATTGTGATTTCTGTTTCATATGGTAATTTAGTTAATGATTGAAGATGGCGACTTCCAATATTACCGCAACCAACTAACAAAATTTTTTTTTTCAATGTTGATTTTTGCATAATTTCTTATTATTAAAGTGTAGAAATTTTAAAAGAACATTTAGTGAATTTATTCAAAAAGATTTGTGGCACTATACTCATCATTGACTTCATAAACAAAAACTCCAATTACCGGCCCTACTTTTTGGTCAGTAAATGAGGGTGATGCATATACCAATTGTAATGGCCCATTACCGTCTGAAGGATATTTTATATCATCAACATATACCCCTGTATATCCAGGAACATATACAGCAGATTGTTGGTTGTTATTGAAATTAACATATGCAAGAGTTGAGAAAGGGATCATTTTGCCTAGTAATGTCTCATTCCAGAAATAGTCAGTTCCACTAATTCCATCTGTCTGAAGATACTTTGCTACTGGTTCACCTGCAATTCTCATAAACCATTGTTTTTTGGATTCATCACCTCCACCAGATAAAAGGTAAAGATTTCTTTCATCAGGTATGTTTAGTTTTTGTGCTGCAACAAAAACTAAAACATAATCACTTCCCATTTCTTGAAGCATCATCCATGCGTCATCAGGTGAACTAAGAAAAATCTTGGCAATATTTTGAATTTGAATTGCATCAATTGTTGCATTATCTGCAAGTGTAGTTCTATCGGACATTGTGGTAATCCAATATCCATAATCCCACCAAGCAGTAACAACAGAATCTGGCGGAGTGTTTACTTTAATCCATTCTAGTGTATCTTTCCAATCATTTGTTGCAATCTGATAGTTTGTTCCACCATTAAGGATAGTTGGAGGAACATCAACAACAGAAATCCAATTTCCATTAGCAGGTGTCATTAACGGAGAAATTATAAAAATCAGGATAACACCGACGCTAGAAAATTTTATTATTTTATCTTTATTAGTAAAAATTGGTTTTTTGAAATTAATTATTTCTTTTAGAATTATTGATAATCCTATTGATGAAAGAATAATTATAGAAAGGGATGCAAATAATTCCAATCTCAAAAATGCAGAGCTTACATATACGCCCGTAATTCCAAAAATTAATGCAAACCAAATCATATCATTTGAAAAAGCATTAAGAGAACTAGATTTTATTTTATTGAAAAGGATCCATGCACCTAAACCAGCAAAAATCATCAAAATAGAATGCATGAAAAATGATTGTGAGATGGTAGTTGTTGCATGTTCGGCAACAGAGTCAACCAAAGGATCAGTAGTCGTTAAAAATGGATTAATTGCATTAAGATATCTAAAACTTGGCAGAGGCAAAAATTGAGAATCAGCATTGATAATAATTAAAGCAGAACCCACTAGGATTATTGCTAATAATAATAACAAACAATTTCGTATTACTTTTTCAGGTTTGCTGATCTTTTGAATAAAACTACATACAACAAAAAAAGCAGTGGGTGCAATTAATGAAACTCCTCCCAAGCCAAGTACAAACCCTGCCCCTGGTCTCTCAAACATCATTACAGTTGCCAAAAATGAAATTACAAACATCGGAATACTCCATATCAGAATTCCAAAATCTTTTCTAAGAAATGGAAGTGCAAGCAGAAATATGCCTACAGGAATTATGAAAAACTGAATTCCTCCCCAAGATGCAAGACCAAATCCCAACAATATTCCTCCTGCAATCATCTTAGAGATTGTAATTTTTTTATTCTCAGACTTTATTGCGCTCAAAAATAGATAAACCCCCAGCAGTCCATAAAACAATCCCAATGGTTCTGATTTGAACCACCCTAATGTTCCTCTTAGAATTATTGGAACAGATACTGAATATAGTAAAGCTGCAAACAATCCTGCAGATGTTCCTCCTACTACCCGGACTAAAGCAAATATTATGATTGCAGTTAACGAACCAATAACTGCAGGAAATAAAATTGTAAAGTCGTATAGATCTGAATTGCCACCAAAGATTTGATATGTAATAGCTGCAGTTACATGCAACATTACCTGTGAGCTACCTGAAACATTTCTTCCTTCAGGATACCAACTCTTATCATCATGCCAATCAAAATATGCAGATGGACCATTATTTACTAAAAATTCAGTTGCGCGAAAATTAAAAAATGGATCAAACTCATTTAATTCAAATCCATAGTCTGCTCCTTGGGAGCGAACCATCATAGATATTGAAAATGACAAAATCAAGACACCTATTATCAGTAAATGATTTAATCTGAAATCAAAATTGCCTACTTGAAATAGGCTAGCTCTTGCATTCAATGAATTTGTAATAATTTGTGTGGTTATTACTCTTTTGAAAAAAATTCGTCTAAGAAATCAGATTTACATTGTTGCTTGGGCAGCATCATGAAACATTTGGCTCTTTGCACAACCAGCAGCAAGCTCATCTCCTGCTCCACGTCTCATAAGACCACGATAAAGACCATCTTCTAATTTGACGCCTTCTCTTTCTTCCCATTCCTCTACAGTAATAGAATATTTCTTTTGGATTCTATCCCTATACCATTCTGGAATAACATTAAATGCACAGAATGGAACAATTCTAAGGTCAGGAGTTAGATAGTGAATATCACATCTTTGTAGTCTTTCCAAGTCTTCGTTGTATTTATCTTGGAAGTGCATCATACCAAGGAATAATCCTTTGACATGCCACGAACCAACTGAATCAAATGATCTCTTCATCAAAATGTTACCAAACATCTTTGCCAAATCTAATCCTGCTGGTTGTTTCTTTGTATCAACAAAGCCTTTGAGTTTCCTTACAACTTCAAGCATTGTAAAGTACTTGTTTTTACCAGAACGAATCTCTTCTGCTTTATCTTCAAATAATTCCAGCATTCCTTGAATGTCACAGAATTTTGTTAATGGAACAAATTTCTTTGTTTCTTCATCTTCAAAGATGTATGTTCCTGCACCACAAGCAAAGTGAATTGATAATTCATATTTTGGCTTGCTTGAGAATGCTTCAATTACGTTTGTTAATGGCATGCAACTTGGGACTGGGAACCAGTCATCAACAGTTACCTCACCATTTGTTTGCTCTTCGATTCTTTGAATACAATCAGGAATTGTAATTCTATATTTCTCACGCTCAGACTTGCCCATTCTACCAGTTAGTGATACTGGTTGGAAGTTTACAGCATGAACTACATCCATGTTCTTTTGAGCATATCTGATAATTCCACCTAATTCATGATCATTAATTGATTTGATAACGGTTGGGACAAATACTACAGTAGTACCGGTTTTTCTGCAACTATCAAGTGCATATGGAATCTCCCAGTGATTCTTTGGGTTTGTTCTAGCAGTTACGCCATCAAAAGATAGATACAAGTTGTTGCATCCAGCAAGTCTTACTTCTCTTGCTGCTTCAGGATCCATTGCATGTCGGATTCCATTTGTGTTCATTTGAATATGGTCAACACCTTCTTCTTTCATTATTTTAATAACATCAGCAATATCTTCTCTGAGCATTGGCTCACCGCCAGTAATCTGCATAGAGTTTCCTGGAATTGGTCTCTCAGCCCTTAGTGTCTTCATCATTGCTCTGACTTGAGTATGATCTGGCTCATACATGTAAGCGCCTTCAAGGCCTTTCTTTACATAGAAAAAGCAATACCAGCATGTCAAATCACATCTATTAGTTACAATCATGTTTGCTAATCCACTGTGAGACAAGTGATTAGAGCACAATCCACAGTTGTTTGGACAGGAACATTTGTCAATCATTACGTTTGGAGCATGAGCGCCTTTACCATCCATCCAATATGTGCTGAATTTCTTGTACATCTCATAAGATCCAAAGTATAATTCCTCACATTCACCGTGAGTTGGACATACTTTGGACATGAAGACTTTGTTATCTCTCTCAAAGACCTCTGCATCAAGTATCATGTTACAGTCAGGACATATGCTTTGAGTGAATCGAATTGTGGATTTTTTACCTAAATTTTTAGTTGATTGATTAGATATCTGAATTAGAGCCATGCCTACAACGGTGATTTTTCCAAATTAGTATATAATCCATTTCATACTTGGCCCCGTGTGCAATTTAGGATGTAGGCATGCGTGATTTAAATAGCAAAAATGATCGACTAGATCGCATGAGTATCTCTGACAAGACAAAAAAAGCATTAGAGAAAATTGGACTAACAAGTTATGAGATCAGAACATTTGCTGCTTTGCTCAAGTCAGGAGAGTTAACAGCATCAGACCTAAGTCAAAAGTCAGGAGTTCCATATTCTAAAATTTACGAAGTGTTAGGAACTCTAGAAGACAAAGGTTGGATTGGTTCAGATGATGCAAGACCAACAAAATATTTTGCAAAATCACCATCAACAGGATTAGAGACTACAAAGCAGAAAATGGAAAATGATTTTTCTCAGAATCAAAGTGTAATTTTAAATGAATTAGTACCATTGTATGAGAAAAGTGGAACAAGTGAAAGACCTGATATTTGGGTACTCTCAGGAGCTATAAACATTGCAGCTAAAATTTTAGAAATGGTAGAGACTTGCCGAAATGAAGTAATGATAGCATTACCAGAAGCTGGAGAAGAACTAGTAAAACAAGCATTACCAAAACTAAGATCACTTCATGACAAAGGAGTAGATATTACAATATTAACATCAGATAAGATGGACAAGGAATCAATCAAGGCAATCAAGAGAGTTGCAACTGTAAAAATCAAAAAGGGTTTGTTTGGTGGAGGCATAATTTCAGACAAAAGATATGTTGTGATTCTTTTAGGCCCTGAGATTGGAGGAACAAATTCATCAGATGTTGTAGCAATATGGGCAGATCATGCAGGACTAGCAGGATTTGCACGAAATTACTTTGAATATTTATTAAAAGATTCAAAGGTGATATAGTATGGATTCTCTAGATGATGAAGAAGTTCTGTTTGTAGGAACTGCTGATGCTGAACATGTTGAAATGTATCTAAAGGCAATTTGGCACATTAAAGAGAGAGGAGAAGAAGTTAAGATTAGCACAATAGCTAAAATGCTCAATGTCAGACAACCTAGTGTTGTTCAAATGCTCAAAAAACTAAATGGAAAGAATTTGGTAAATTACAATAAAGCAGGAGTTAAACTCACAGAAGATGGAGAAAAAATTGGTTCTAGTATGATGAGAAATAGTAGATTATTAGAAGTTCTGATGGATAGTGCTCTCAAAGTAGAAATTGATGAAGAAATGGTATGTGGGATTGAACATCATATGAACAAACAATTTACCGATGCGCTTTGTACAATGTTAAAACATCCAAGAAAATGTCCCCATGATCATAAAATTCCAATGGGCGAATGCTGCAAATCTTCATAACAAAAACATTATCCCAAAAGATATATCATCTTAGAAATAATATTTAATCATGGCATGCTTTTGTGGATGTGAAACATATGAAAAATATGAAGATGGGTTCAAAATTGCATGTGTAAAATGCGGTCACGGACCACAAAATCATGATGAAGAATTCAGAGCGGCTGCAAGAAAGAATGAATCCCAAAGTCAAAAACGTGATGCAGATTTCGGATAATTACTCACCAATAATTTTAACCAAAACTCGCTTTGGTCTTTTTCCATCAAACTCTCCATAGAAGATTTGCTCCCATGGACCAAAATCTAATTGACCATTTGTTATAGCCACTACAACCTCTCTTCCCATTACTTGTCGTTTAAGATGTGCATCTGCATTATCTTCCCCAGTGTTATTGTGTTCATATTGAGAAACTGGTTCATGTGGTGCTAATCCTTCCAACCACTTTTCATAATCGTGATGAAGTCCACTTTCATTATCATTAATGAAAACGCTTGCAGTAATGTGCATTGCATTGACAAGACATAGTCCTTCTTGGATTTTGCTTTTTGAAACTAATTTTCTTACATCAGGTGTAATGTTAACAAATGCTCGTCTGGTTTTAACTTGAAATGTTAGATATTCAGTTAGAGATTTCATATGATTAATAGAAAATCATCCATTAAAATACTAAAGCAGGCTCAGAACTCAAGATCCTCATCACCAATCAAAGGGATAGGTTCATCACAGCCTGCATGCCATATTTGAGGCAGATTCCTATTGAGTCTTTCAAGAAGCTTGATAAATGGCCAAGAGTTCAATCATTCAAAATGGTTGCAATTGATACTCCTGCCTCATTGGAAAGTTTTAGAAGATTTATCATTTCTAGTACATGCAAATCATATGCACCAAGAAGTTATTTGGATGATTTTGAGGTTTTTGCAGAAAGAGAAGATGAACTAGGAGCAATTTATGTGGAAGCAGCTGATAAAGTCACATTAAAAAAAATTAGAGACATTACATTTGTTAATGCTAGAGATGTTTTAGGAATTATTTATAATTCAAAGAGTGGAAATACATCTCTGAAATGGCGTCAAATTCGAAGAACTAATGGAAAAGTTTCTGGTGAAGCTTCTGCAAACTCACTAACAAATCTTGCAGAATCAGGAGTTCTAACCTTGGATTGGGTTGAAAACTACCTAAAGAAAAAATCAGAAGAAACAAAAACTAACGAAGTTACAAGCTAAACTCTTTTCTTTCTGTAGAATAGAGAGATAATCATGATTACAAAAATTATTGATGATAATTCAATTTCTGTAATACCAGAAGATTCCGATGATCTGTTAAGTTTACGTAGAATAATTAAAGAAAACGATAAAGTGGTTGGAGACACAACTAGAGTCCTAAAACAAGATAAGGATTATGCAAGACCAGACAAAGGTGAAAGAATCAAAATAAGAATTGCGTTAACTGTAGAAAAGATCTCACTTGATGATGTTTTAGACAGATTAAGAATTGGAGGTACAATTTCTGAATCAAGCAATGAATCAGTACCACATGGATCACACCATTCATTTATTCTTAAAGTAAATGATGGAATTACAATTTCAAAGAAAAAATGGCTACCAATTGAAAAAAATCTTTTAGAGGCAAGTAATAATCAATTAGGCTTTGTACTTGTAGCCATAGATACTGCAGATTGTGGAATTGCAAGGCTTAGAGGAACACATTTGGAGTTTATGCCAAATATTTATTCAGGTTCAGGTGGGAAGAGATACAAAACCAATTTCAATATTGAAAAATTCTTTGAAAACATACAACAAGCTGTTTCAAGTATTATCAAAGAAGGTGATTCGCTTGTAATTTTTGGTCCAGGTGAAACTAAAAAAAGATTTTCAAATTTTATTGCAAAGTCACAAAAATACAAAATTCAAGTTGTTGAAGGTATTGATTCAGGTGGTGAAGATGGGATCTACACATTTACCAAATCAAAGACAATGCAAGAGATAATGTCAGATAGTAAATTAGCTAAAGTTTCATCAATTATTGATGAAGTAATGCATTTGGTAAATAAAAAAAGTAGAAAATTTACTATGGGTTTTGATGAAACATATAATGCAAATCAAATTGGTGCAGTTGATTCGCTAGTTTTTTCAGACAAAGCAATTCAAGAAATTGATGAGCAGAAAATGATTAATTTTTTAAATGATGTTGAAAGTAAGGGAGTTAAAATTTACAGTGTAGATTCATCTACAGATATAGGCTTAAGGGTAACAGGTCTAGGAGGAATAATTTCATTATTGCGTTATCCTGTTGAATCCTGAGTTGTAGATTCTATTAACCAATTTAGATATGATTTGTTAATTGATGTTATATTCACTTCTGCAATTTCTGGAACATCATATGGATGTGTTTCCTGAATTTTCTTTTTTACTAGTTTCTTATTTTTAGTCAATGTTTTAAAAATAGCTAGATATTCTGAAGTATTTTCTATTTTTTTATTCCATGAATAAACAGAAGAGATTTTTGAAATGTTTACACATGCTATATCGTTGTTTTTTACAAGTTCTTTTGCAATTTTTAAAATTGATTTTTTGTCAGGATAAGTAGAGATTATTATCACTGGTTTCATAGTAACCGATAAATGTACGTACTTTAAAAAATTAACAATTAGTTTGGAACTTGATTTTATTACTCAGAATTCGATCATCTATGTGTTAATTGCATGGGTTGCAATTGTTATCATTGCAAAAGGTCTAAAATTTGAAAAGTATGGCTTTGAGATAAAGGCATATAGTTTAGTTTACAAAAATAAACAAGTCAATTCAGTATTAATCAAAATTTTGAGCAGAACAAAAAGAGGCATTAGAGTTTTTGCTGATGTAAGTGTAATTTCTGGATTTATTATGATGGGTTTTGCATTTTGGTTTTTGTTAAATAACGTTTCAAATTATTTTGTAGCTCAAAGTGAATTTTCTGAATTAACAGTATTAATTCCAGGAGTCACATTAACTTCATCATCATCAATTACTTACTTTTTGCTATCCATTCCAATTGTTCTAGTAATTCATGAAGGAGCACATGGAATAGTTGCTGCATTAGAAAAAATCAAAATCAAAACTGGAGGATTTGCAATTTTTATTGCAATGTTTGCAGGATTTGTGGAACCAGAC of the Nitrosopumilus sp. genome contains:
- a CDS encoding Gfo/Idh/MocA family oxidoreductase, encoding MKKKILLVGCGNIGSRHLQSLTKLPYETEITIVEPNKNSQIIAKKRLEEMTFNGSNFVFKWKTSLDKLKPSDLVIVATPSNERVNLLKNLLENGHSTFLIEKMVCQSKKEYQFIQKLIKKSKAKCWVNTSRRYYESYKSIKKIFSKKTNLIVTGGNVGLGSNAIHYIDLFCWFNDTIDIQLNGDFLFEKIFPSKRGNHFSEFAGVIIGKNLKNSSLYLNFSDLKNFPVTVRLFDKENDLFIDETNQKILSYHGNSKITRNFKIDPQSDLTVKMASDILKNNKCDLPTIDESYFTHKELFRIFNNHIEKITNEKKEKCPIT
- a CDS encoding STT3 domain-containing protein, with protein sequence MSFSISMMVRSQGADYGFELNEFDPFFNFRATEFLVNNGPSAYFDWHDDKSWYPEGRNVSGSSQVMLHVTAAITYQIFGGNSDLYDFTILFPAVIGSLTAIIIFALVRVVGGTSAGLFAALLYSVSVPIILRGTLGWFKSEPLGLFYGLLGVYLFLSAIKSENKKITISKMIAGGILLGFGLASWGGIQFFIIPVGIFLLALPFLRKDFGILIWSIPMFVISFLATVMMFERPGAGFVLGLGGVSLIAPTAFFVVCSFIQKISKPEKVIRNCLLLLLAIILVGSALIIINADSQFLPLPSFRYLNAINPFLTTTDPLVDSVAEHATTTISQSFFMHSILMIFAGLGAWILFNKIKSSSLNAFSNDMIWFALIFGITGVYVSSAFLRLELFASLSIIILSSIGLSIILKEIINFKKPIFTNKDKIIKFSSVGVILIFIISPLMTPANGNWISVVDVPPTILNGGTNYQIATNDWKDTLEWIKVNTPPDSVVTAWWDYGYWITTMSDRTTLADNATIDAIQIQNIAKIFLSSPDDAWMMLQEMGSDYVLVFVAAQKLNIPDERNLYLLSGGGDESKKQWFMRIAGEPVAKYLQTDGISGTDYFWNETLLGKMIPFSTLAYVNFNNNQQSAVYVPGYTGVYVDDIKYPSDGNGPLQLVYASPSFTDQKVGPVIGVFVYEVNDEYSATNLFE
- the tes gene encoding tetraether lipid synthase Tes, with the protein product MALIQISNQSTKNLGKKSTIRFTQSICPDCNMILDAEVFERDNKVFMSKVCPTHGECEELYFGSYEMYKKFSTYWMDGKGAHAPNVMIDKCSCPNNCGLCSNHLSHSGLANMIVTNRCDLTCWYCFFYVKKGLEGAYMYEPDHTQVRAMMKTLRAERPIPGNSMQITGGEPMLREDIADVIKIMKEEGVDHIQMNTNGIRHAMDPEAAREVRLAGCNNLYLSFDGVTARTNPKNHWEIPYALDSCRKTGTTVVFVPTVIKSINDHELGGIIRYAQKNMDVVHAVNFQPVSLTGRMGKSEREKYRITIPDCIQRIEEQTNGEVTVDDWFPVPSCMPLTNVIEAFSSKPKYELSIHFACGAGTYIFEDEETKKFVPLTKFCDIQGMLELFEDKAEEIRSGKNKYFTMLEVVRKLKGFVDTKKQPAGLDLAKMFGNILMKRSFDSVGSWHVKGLFLGMMHFQDKYNEDLERLQRCDIHYLTPDLRIVPFCAFNVIPEWYRDRIQKKYSITVEEWEEREGVKLEDGLYRGLMRRGAGDELAAGCAKSQMFHDAAQATM
- a CDS encoding TrmB family transcriptional regulator, whose protein sequence is MSISDKTKKALEKIGLTSYEIRTFAALLKSGELTASDLSQKSGVPYSKIYEVLGTLEDKGWIGSDDARPTKYFAKSPSTGLETTKQKMENDFSQNQSVILNELVPLYEKSGTSERPDIWVLSGAINIAAKILEMVETCRNEVMIALPEAGEELVKQALPKLRSLHDKGVDITILTSDKMDKESIKAIKRVATVKIKKGLFGGGIISDKRYVVILLGPEIGGTNSSDVVAIWADHAGLAGFARNYFEYLLKDSKVI
- a CDS encoding metal-dependent transcriptional regulator codes for the protein MDSLDDEEVLFVGTADAEHVEMYLKAIWHIKERGEEVKISTIAKMLNVRQPSVVQMLKKLNGKNLVNYNKAGVKLTEDGEKIGSSMMRNSRLLEVLMDSALKVEIDEEMVCGIEHHMNKQFTDALCTMLKHPRKCPHDHKIPMGECCKSS
- a CDS encoding secondary thiamine-phosphate synthase enzyme YjbQ: MKSLTEYLTFQVKTRRAFVNITPDVRKLVSKSKIQEGLCLVNAMHITASVFINDNESGLHHDYEKWLEGLAPHEPVSQYEHNNTGEDNADAHLKRQVMGREVVVAITNGQLDFGPWEQIFYGEFDGKRPKRVLVKIIGE
- a CDS encoding mRNA surveillance protein pelota: MITKIIDDNSISVIPEDSDDLLSLRRIIKENDKVVGDTTRVLKQDKDYARPDKGERIKIRIALTVEKISLDDVLDRLRIGGTISESSNESVPHGSHHSFILKVNDGITISKKKWLPIEKNLLEASNNQLGFVLVAIDTADCGIARLRGTHLEFMPNIYSGSGGKRYKTNFNIEKFFENIQQAVSSIIKEGDSLVIFGPGETKKRFSNFIAKSQKYKIQVVEGIDSGGEDGIYTFTKSKTMQEIMSDSKLAKVSSIIDEVMHLVNKKSRKFTMGFDETYNANQIGAVDSLVFSDKAIQEIDEQKMINFLNDVESKGVKIYSVDSSTDIGLRVTGLGGIISLLRYPVES
- the cutA gene encoding divalent-cation tolerance protein CutA: MKPVIIISTYPDKKSILKIAKELVKNNDIACVNISKISSVYSWNKKIENTSEYLAIFKTLTKNKKLVKKKIQETHPYDVPEIAEVNITSINKSYLNWLIESTTQDSTG